The DNA window AACAGGACAGGATTACGATTCATGTGAGACACAGGGTATTATCGGTATGGTTCGTGATATTGAAGGAGTAGAAATAGCTGTATTTTTTAAGCAGGTAAATGAAAACGAAATAAAGGTTGGATTAAGATCCAAAAATAAATACAATGTAAAAGATATTGCTGTCCAATTTAATGGCGGAGGCCATGATAAGGCGGCGGGTTTTACTTTAGATACCGATTTATATACTTGCAAACGTATGGTAATAAAAAAATTGATAGAAACTATAAATGAGGATTAATATGGATGGAGTTATAAATATATTAAAACCACCGGGTATTACATCTGCTCAGACAGTTGCATATTTAAAAAGAAAACTTAAAGTAAAAAAGATAGGGCATACAGGCACATTAGACCCTGAAGCAGCAGGGGTATTACCTGTATGCATTGGTAAAGCCACCAAAATAGTAGATTATATAATGAGTGAGAAAAAAGAATATAGAGTGGAAATACATTTTGGGATAAAAACGAGCACACAAGATGTATATGGAGATATCATTCAAAAAAAAGACGTAAATATATGTAAAATCCAAGTAGAAAAAGTTTTAGAAAAATTCATAGGGGAAATTGAACAAGTTCCTCCCATGTATTCTGCCATCCGCCACAAGGGTAAAAGGCTTTATCAGCTTGCTAGGGATGGTATTGAGGTGAAAAGGCTACCGCGAAAAGTAAAGATAGATAGTATAAAGATATTTAAAGCAATCGGTGATACAACGTATCTATTTGATGTGATTTGTTCCAAAGGTACATATATGAGAACATTATGTGATGACATAGGAGAACAGTTGGGCTGCGGAGCTGCTATGGGTTTTTTATTAAGGACCAAGACAGGTTTTTTTAAATTAGAAAATGCCTATACTCTTGAAGAAGTAGTTGACTCTAGCATATCGGAAAGATTGAATGAAATCATAGTACCTATTGATAAAGCGATAAATAATATTGGGAGAATCCAGCTAAATGAGGAATGTTTAAATAAGGTGATAAACGGCAATAAAGTTGAATATCGAAACATTTTAGAGATTGACAATGGACAGTCTTCTGATAACTACTCCTATTATAGAATATATATCGATGATAAATTCATGGGCATAGGCTATATAAAGGAATATAATGATAAAAAATTTGTATGTATAAAAAAGTTACTTGTCTAACCAAGGGGGACAGCTATGATCACTGTATTGGACTACGATGGTTTCAAATATTTGGACAAACCTATAAATATAGCATTGGGCAATTTTGATGGTGTTCACATCGGGCATAAGGCGTTGATAAGTAAGTTGATTGAAGATTCTAAAAATGATAATTTAGATAGTATGGTTTATACATTTTATAATCATCCTTTAAAAATTATAAAACCTACTGTGAAATTTAAATTATTAACCACTAATCATCAAAGGATAGATATTTTCAACGAATTAGGATTGGATTATTTGATTTTAAAAACTTTTGACCAAAAAACAATGAAAATGACACCTGATAAATTTATAAATAATTTATTGGTGAAAAGATTTAACGTAAAGTGTGTTTATGTAGGTTATAATTATACTTTTGGCAATAATGCAAAAGGAAATATCCAAACTTTAAAAAAGCTTGGTGAAAAATACAATTTTAAAGTCAATGTTACCGATGAAGTGAAAATGAAAGGAATGGTAGTGAGCAGTACCACCATTAGAAACTATTTAAATTCAGGTAAAATTGACATGGCAAATAAATGTTTAGGCAGAAAGTTTTCCATCAGTGGCAAGGTTATACACGGACGGAAGGTTGGTTCAAGAATAGGTATTCCAACTGCAAACTTGGATTATAACAAACACCAAATTATACCTCAGAATGGTGTGTATGCTACTCAGACAATGATTGACGGGAAAATATATAAATCTTTAACTAATATAGGTATTAAACCAACTTTTAATTCTAATAAATTATCGATGGAGACTCATATTATAGGTTATAATTCGGATTTATATGATAAATGTATAGATATCATTTTTGAACAAAAGATAAGGGATGAAAGGAAATACCATTCTCCTAGTGAATTGACTACTCAAATCAAAAAAGATATTCAATATGTTTTAGAAAAAAAATAGAATTGGATGTATAATTGACAAATATAATGTCAATAATAATAATGACCTCACAAAATACATTGAGACCCCCTTTACATCAGTCGTGATTTATTCACGACTTTTTTTTATCTTTAGATTTATGTTGTTTTACTTGTAATAATTTGTTAATTTCAAATAAAGCATGCTTTGTAAATTTTACACTTATACATGAATATGTTAAAATAATCAAAAACAGTTAAGTGGTGGATGACATGAAGAATGAATATAATAATTTTGTAAAAAACATATATTATATAAGTGGAATAGATTTGAGTCTCTATAAACAAAAGCAGATGAAAAGAAGAATAGATTCTCTAATATCTAGAAAAGACAAAAAGGATTATGTAGAATATTATAATCTTCTTATAAATGATAAAAAAGAGTATCAAGAATTTATGAATTATATAACTATAAATGTCTCTGAATTTTTTAGAAATGCAGCCCAATGGGATGTATTAAAAAAGGATATAATACCCAACATAAAGGATTATAAGAAAGGCTTAAAAATCTGGAGTGCGGCCTGCTCCACGGGAGAAGAAGTTTACACTATTGCGCTGATTTTAAAAGAACTTAATATATATGATAATTCTAATATAATATCTACTGATTTGGATGAACAAGCTTTAAACAAGGCCGTAAAAGGCAGATATACCCCAAAATCTATAGAAAAAGTACCCGACAAGTATTTGCAAAGATATTTCATTAAAGATAGTGATGGTTTATATGTTGTAAAAGATGAATTAAAGCGGAATATCAAATTCGAACAGTTGAATTTGCTGAGAGACAGATATCCCCAAAACATAGATTTGATTGTTTGTAGAAATGTCTTAATATATTTTACAGAGGATGTAAAAAATATGATCTACCAAAAATTTAATCAAGCATTAAATGATGATGGTATTTTATTTGTTGGAAGTACTGAACAGATTATAACGCCACAAAACTACAATTTTATGCCTGTTAGAAGTTTTTTTTATAAAAAAAGTTATAAATAAAATCTATCTAACTAATGCATTCTTTAATTTTTGTAATGCTCGTTCATAATCTTGATATTCAGATAACCCTGATTCACTGAATTCATTGATTATTTCTTGAGCCATTCTGTTCCTTATCACTTTTCAAAATAACTTTAATACTATTCAACCTTGGCTGAGATTTTCCAAAGTTCGGTGTCTGTTGATGGAAATACGGTATAATTAATGTTTTTGCGATAATAGTTTGATATAATAAAATGGAAAAAACAAGATAAATTTATATTAGCTTGGGGGATAGGGGATGAAAATAACAATTATTCATGGACAGGGACATAAAGGTAGTACTTATCATATAACAGATATGATGAGGAGCAATGTTTTAACCGATGATACAATTGTAGATGAATATTTTATGCCGAAGGATTCGCCAGATTTTTGCATAGGTTGTTATCGATGTTTTAATAAAGGGGAAGAGTGCTGTCCACATGCTGATCAGGTACAGACTATTGTTAAGTCAATAAGAGAATCTGATCTTATTATGATTAATTCTCCTGCTTACTGCCTTGAGATGACAGGTCAACTAAAAACCTTGTTTGATCATTTGGGCTATATGTGGCTTGCCCATAGACCAAATGATCAAATGTTTAATAAAGTTGCTGTTGTGATATCCACAGCAGCTGGTTCAGGTGCAAAACGTGTTACAAGATCCCTAGCAAAACAAATGTTTTGGCTTGGTGTCCCTGTAGTATATCAATTTAGCTATAATGTAAATGCTTCTTCTTGGGAAGAAGTACCGGATAAAATCAAGAGGAGTATTATCAACGAAATTCCTCCTCTGGCGTTAAAAATAAAGAAAAAAATTGGGCATGCAAAACCTGGAATGAAATTAAAACTAATGTTTAGCATTATGCGTATGATGCAAAAATCAAATAATTGGAATATGAAAGATAGAGATTATTGGCAGAAACAAGGCTGGCTCGGGAAGGAGCGTCCTTGGTAGGGTAGTATGTGGTCGCCATTAGGTTGGTATAAATGCACATAAAAATGTCTCTTCCCTAGCTTATATTTAAATTAAATTGCCAAGAAAGAGATATTTTTAGCTACGGTTTAGTATAAGTAATTTTTAGATCACATCATTCCCTTGTTCAAACAGATTATAACGTTCAATTGCGCTATCAACTATTGAGTATACCAATCCTTCATAGCCCATACCTGAGGCCTCTGCCATCTTAACTATGTCGCTATAACCTCTAGCTAAACCAGGTGATGAATTCATCTCCAAGACGTAAGGCACATCGCCCTTCAATCTTATATCTGCCCTGCCATAGTCCCTTAAATTTAAAGCAGCATAAGCTTGTCTTGCCGTTCGGATTATAGTCTCTTTAAGCTCATTATCCAAAGGAGCAGGACATATACCTTCTGATTTATATCCGTCATAATGGCATTTGAGTTCAAAGCTGCTGAATTTTGGTATATGATCCGGTAGATTGTCATAACTGATCTCCAGTATAGGTAGCACCTCAATATCATCCCTATTGCCTAAAATACCTACTGTGAATTCTCTGCCGCTTATATATTCATTTATCATAATAGGTGGGTTATAGATTGCTAACTCTTCTATTACTTTCTTCTTTAAAGATTCCATATCATATACCAAACTATCCTGATGTATTCCCCTGCTAGAACCTTCATCAGCAGGCTTTATGATTACTGGAAACTCAATATCTGCCTCTTTTAACCGATCTAAATCCTGCTCTTTATAGATTGACACAAAACCAGGTGTTTTCACACCTTTACTCTCAAGTATTTCTGACGAAACCGCTTTATTGATGGATAGAGTATGACCTAATATTGAAGAACCTGTATATGGCATACTTAAAAATTCTAATATTGCAGGCACTTGAGCTATTCTGGTTTCTCCGCGAACACCTTCACATAGGTTGAATACCATATCAATATGTTCTCTTTGTAATTTTGACACAAAATTTTTATCAGCTGTCATTACAATACATCTGAACCTTTTAGACAGAACCTTTTGTACAGCTCGTACAATTTTTTGATTTTGTAAATCTCCCATCTCTCCCTCCTCACCTTGCCAATAAATCTTCCTTGGTTGATCCGCTAATATTGCAATATTCATTGTTTTACATACCCCCCATAAGCTAATCGCTTTAATAAACTACCATATATTACATTATATCACATGTACTACATATTTATAGCAGCATTGAAAACAGATGGAGTTTTATTAAAAAATATGGCAAGGGATTTTCCAATTGTACCCCTTATAATAACAAGATATTTTTAGCAGAATTTGTTCAATAAGAACAATATTTTAAGCAAATGATATAATATAGTTAGATTTATATTGGCTAGATTATTTATGGAGGTTTGTATAAATGCTTTACAAAGATTTGGTTGATTTCGCTAACAAATTAAAACGATCGTTTTTTATCGATAATGAATTTAAAAAATATGCAGACTTAGATAGGGCTTTGCCAATAGGACATGGGCAAACAATATCACAACCTAGTTTAGTTTTGAAAATGACTTTTTTACTGGACTTAGTTCAGGGCAAAAGCAGTAAAGTCCTTGAGATAGGGACCGGATCTGGCTATCAAACGGCACTTTTGGCAGAGTTTTCAGGCTCTGTCTTTACGGTGGAAAGAGTTAAGGAGCTTTCTGAAGAGGCTCAAGCAAGGCTCAAACAATTAGGCTATTCTAATATTTTTTATAAAGTTGGAGATGGTAGTGAAGGCTGGATAGAAAATGCTCCTTACGATAGGATAATGGTGACGGCTGCTGCCAGTAAGGTGCCTGTGGAATTGATCGATCAGTTGGGAGCAGGAGGGAAAATGGTTATTCCTGTTGGACCAAAACATATCCAGGAGTTGCAATTAATTACAAAAGATCAGGATGGAAAGGTACATGTTCAATCTAATGATATGGTAAGTTTTGTAGAACTGAAAGGAAAGTATGGTTGGGAATAAACCTACCATTTTTGATGAGATCCTTTGTGCAAGAGCAAGGTGCACTTGGTAAAAGAGAACTCAAAAATAAAATTACTTGACTTATTTATTAATATATTGTATATTATTTTATGTCGCATTAATTAGCTTCGGTAGCTCAGTCGGTAGAGCAGTGGATTGAAAATCCTCGTGTCGGTGGTTCGATTCCGCCCCGAAGCACCATATTATTTGGAGGGATGCCCGAGTTGGCCAAAGGGAGCAGACTGTAAATCTGCCGGCGTAGCCTACGGTGGTTCGAATCCACTTCCCTCCACCAATTTAATTTATGCGAAAGTGGCGGAATTGGCAGACGCGCTAGATTCAGGTTCTAGTGGGCATTACGCCTGTGGGGGTTCGAGTCCCCCCTTTCGCACCAATCGTGTCT is part of the Clostridia bacterium genome and encodes:
- the truB gene encoding tRNA pseudouridine(55) synthase TruB; amino-acid sequence: MDGVINILKPPGITSAQTVAYLKRKLKVKKIGHTGTLDPEAAGVLPVCIGKATKIVDYIMSEKKEYRVEIHFGIKTSTQDVYGDIIQKKDVNICKIQVEKVLEKFIGEIEQVPPMYSAIRHKGKRLYQLARDGIEVKRLPRKVKIDSIKIFKAIGDTTYLFDVICSKGTYMRTLCDDIGEQLGCGAAMGFLLRTKTGFFKLENAYTLEEVVDSSISERLNEIIVPIDKAINNIGRIQLNEECLNKVINGNKVEYRNILEIDNGQSSDNYSYYRIYIDDKFMGIGYIKEYNDKKFVCIKKLLV
- a CDS encoding bifunctional riboflavin kinase/FAD synthetase, which codes for MITVLDYDGFKYLDKPINIALGNFDGVHIGHKALISKLIEDSKNDNLDSMVYTFYNHPLKIIKPTVKFKLLTTNHQRIDIFNELGLDYLILKTFDQKTMKMTPDKFINNLLVKRFNVKCVYVGYNYTFGNNAKGNIQTLKKLGEKYNFKVNVTDEVKMKGMVVSSTTIRNYLNSGKIDMANKCLGRKFSISGKVIHGRKVGSRIGIPTANLDYNKHQIIPQNGVYATQTMIDGKIYKSLTNIGIKPTFNSNKLSMETHIIGYNSDLYDKCIDIIFEQKIRDERKYHSPSELTTQIKKDIQYVLEKK
- a CDS encoding protein-glutamate O-methyltransferase CheR, with the protein product MKNEYNNFVKNIYYISGIDLSLYKQKQMKRRIDSLISRKDKKDYVEYYNLLINDKKEYQEFMNYITINVSEFFRNAAQWDVLKKDIIPNIKDYKKGLKIWSAACSTGEEVYTIALILKELNIYDNSNIISTDLDEQALNKAVKGRYTPKSIEKVPDKYLQRYFIKDSDGLYVVKDELKRNIKFEQLNLLRDRYPQNIDLIVCRNVLIYFTEDVKNMIYQKFNQALNDDGILFVGSTEQIITPQNYNFMPVRSFFYKKSYK
- a CDS encoding NAD(P)H-dependent oxidoreductase, coding for MKITIIHGQGHKGSTYHITDMMRSNVLTDDTIVDEYFMPKDSPDFCIGCYRCFNKGEECCPHADQVQTIVKSIRESDLIMINSPAYCLEMTGQLKTLFDHLGYMWLAHRPNDQMFNKVAVVISTAAGSGAKRVTRSLAKQMFWLGVPVVYQFSYNVNASSWEEVPDKIKRSIINEIPPLALKIKKKIGHAKPGMKLKLMFSIMRMMQKSNNWNMKDRDYWQKQGWLGKERPW
- a CDS encoding ATP-grasp domain-containing protein, which translates into the protein MNIAILADQPRKIYWQGEEGEMGDLQNQKIVRAVQKVLSKRFRCIVMTADKNFVSKLQREHIDMVFNLCEGVRGETRIAQVPAILEFLSMPYTGSSILGHTLSINKAVSSEILESKGVKTPGFVSIYKEQDLDRLKEADIEFPVIIKPADEGSSRGIHQDSLVYDMESLKKKVIEELAIYNPPIMINEYISGREFTVGILGNRDDIEVLPILEISYDNLPDHIPKFSSFELKCHYDGYKSEGICPAPLDNELKETIIRTARQAYAALNLRDYGRADIRLKGDVPYVLEMNSSPGLARGYSDIVKMAEASGMGYEGLVYSIVDSAIERYNLFEQGNDVI
- a CDS encoding protein-L-isoaspartate(D-aspartate) O-methyltransferase; protein product: MLYKDLVDFANKLKRSFFIDNEFKKYADLDRALPIGHGQTISQPSLVLKMTFLLDLVQGKSSKVLEIGTGSGYQTALLAEFSGSVFTVERVKELSEEAQARLKQLGYSNIFYKVGDGSEGWIENAPYDRIMVTAAASKVPVELIDQLGAGGKMVIPVGPKHIQELQLITKDQDGKVHVQSNDMVSFVELKGKYGWE